One genomic segment of Ignavibacteriota bacterium includes these proteins:
- a CDS encoding PD40 domain-containing protein codes for MIKKIFTINFVIILLISCTQNKVEYKPVNDIFRFTGETHLRNIKQLTFGGNNAEAYWSFDSRQLVFQSDWDSINSQGCDQIFIMNVDGSKLNSGEKYKLVSTGKGRTTCSYFLKGDQKIIYASTHEADSVCPETPMFVNGKYVWAIYDSYDIYSANIDGTEITKLISGNGYDAEATVSPDGKFIVFTSTRSGDLELWRYEISTGNLIQLTNLPGYDGGAFFSHDSKKIVWRASRPVGEAEAQYKELLAQNLVEPTALNIFIADIDGKNVEQITNLPGANWAPYFHPSDKKVLFCSNHHSQKEGGRLFDIFMIDLDSKEIEQITHSGTFDAFPMFSPDGKKLAFASNRQADGKPTRATNIFVADWIDEPEQIDLDFKNLIK; via the coding sequence ATGATTAAAAAAATATTTACAATAAATTTTGTTATTATACTTTTAATTTCATGCACTCAAAACAAAGTTGAATACAAACCCGTAAACGATATTTTTCGATTTACCGGTGAAACTCATCTAAGAAATATTAAGCAATTAACTTTTGGCGGAAATAATGCCGAGGCTTATTGGAGCTTTGACAGCAGACAATTAGTTTTTCAAAGTGATTGGGATTCTATAAATTCTCAAGGATGTGACCAAATATTTATTATGAATGTGGACGGTTCAAAATTAAATTCCGGAGAAAAATATAAATTGGTTTCAACGGGAAAAGGAAGAACAACTTGTTCATATTTTCTTAAAGGCGATCAAAAAATTATTTACGCTTCAACGCACGAAGCTGATTCTGTTTGTCCGGAAACACCAATGTTTGTTAATGGAAAATATGTTTGGGCAATTTATGATTCATATGATATTTACTCAGCAAATATTGATGGAACTGAAATAACAAAATTAATTAGCGGAAACGGTTATGATGCAGAAGCAACAGTTTCTCCCGATGGAAAATTTATTGTATTTACATCAACAAGAAGCGGAGATTTGGAATTATGGCGATACGAAATATCAACCGGAAATTTAATACAATTAACAAATTTGCCAGGTTATGATGGCGGAGCTTTTTTTTCTCATGATTCAAAAAAAATAGTTTGGCGCGCAAGCCGTCCTGTTGGTGAAGCTGAAGCGCAGTATAAAGAATTGTTAGCTCAAAATTTAGTTGAACCAACAGCACTAAATATTTTCATTGCTGATATTGACGGAAAAAATGTTGAACAAATTACAAATCTTCCGGGCGCAAATTGGGCGCCGTATTTTCATCCTTCCGATAAAAAAGTTTTGTTCTGCTCAAATCATCATTCGCAAAAAGAAGGCGGAAGATTATTTGATATTTTTATGATTGATTTAGATTCAAAAGAAATTGAACAAATTACACACAGCGGAACTTTTGATGCTTTCCCTATGTTTTCTCCGGATGGAAAAAAATTAGCTTTTGCATCAAACCGACAAGCAGACGGAAAGCCAACTCGTGCAACAAATATTTTTGTCGCAGATTGGATTGATGAACCGGAACAAATTGATTTAGATTTTAAAAATTTGATTAAATAA
- a CDS encoding right-handed parallel beta-helix repeat-containing protein, which translates to MKMRITLCLKILLTVMLIINANAFAIEKIKKTGPKNKICNLQIDPAADILIKDGNIEPGGKLFISLKSKENLNNVIVNFTEQDKSIEILSKEEINLGQIKLDEIKDISINIPVNLKFDKILPKRNEINSKLKPKFFLLEVKGTKLDGSPAYSGDIILIESSKKSKYYASTLRDYLKNNKNDEALDSLSPNIITNYEGVDSKAKLIEGYDKEMDSEGNIYPAKNGDLSKETSILNIVTVQVSGYIYYQDSNGNQHPLNGVEVSVWENDGTSSYSAWEWRAVTNSAGYYSITVSENEPDNELELFLGLRCINTWLSVETPYPQDGSDGLSVWGDNPYSWTGPTTNYVVSGTVNLNYTINAANKGAAQLFNWLMQACTYTRSSYDPGACQAVWPVGTGASSDPYYNSNLRFGSIYSNANSHDVAYHEYGHLTMYRRNSYHAPNSSGPHSLTGLYSPGLCWSEGFATAYAQFVNPDGYYDAANFSYRCPVEDNDLMTYYGYPANLPDNSQQNEMRVAGALCDFYDYGEPSNGDDPANYIFSFSEIMNLIASNNFNSIIDFYNALFSSGYLTDTDKSNASRVMNNNTFNVPVTILVDMIINSGSKLLITPGITFYFKNGASLIINGTLNAIGTSSNPITFNFQSASSSNGIKVNSSGSVDIQHANIYNARYGVYSNQGVVNINNSNIHNCYYGLYFLNTNTASSNPTITNTYIQNNTNYGIYLYRSSPTIDNNKIESNGSKGIYAETYSDPEITKNTIRSNINDAIYGYLYSDLDFYKSGGGKNLITNNSGGIKIAYGSTTFSGTYTGPGFNSIYSNSGYEVSSISSSNASMMTNYWGATPPPAGEFYADGTSSYNNTYYFSSDNGAGSTLPKTVFNENDINLAYSYMDEKNYEEAEKIFKKIIEEEFNQNNAVYATVGLSKCYDKSNKNGFKEYLKNNVQNKIQDKNDSKHTISLELDAYWSEKEGNYSEAIETYNKLQNEFIDNKEVWSNAKMNEALIYLDRLGDKKKAETIFSELLSKNNDEHVSQFINTCLTEFNTANIVNENLFENKEEENNNNEIVSDSYALLSNYPNPFNPTTKIRYKLPFNSTVEVTIYDIMGREVKSFSDISNTSGSYELEWNGTNNYNEKVSSGIYLLKFSANSIEGNNQNFTKTMKLMLVK; encoded by the coding sequence ATGAAAATGCGCATAACTTTATGTTTAAAAATCCTATTAACTGTAATGTTAATTATAAACGCTAATGCATTTGCAATTGAAAAAATTAAAAAAACAGGTCCAAAAAATAAAATTTGTAATCTACAAATTGATCCCGCTGCTGATATTTTAATTAAAGATGGAAATATAGAACCAGGTGGAAAATTATTCATTTCACTTAAATCAAAAGAGAATCTTAATAATGTTATTGTCAATTTTACCGAACAAGATAAATCTATAGAAATTTTAAGCAAAGAGGAAATTAATCTGGGACAAATAAAGTTAGATGAAATAAAAGATATTTCCATAAATATCCCGGTGAATTTAAAATTTGATAAAATTTTACCCAAAAGAAATGAAATAAACAGTAAATTAAAGCCAAAATTTTTTTTATTAGAAGTTAAGGGAACAAAGCTTGATGGATCGCCAGCTTATAGTGGTGATATAATCCTCATTGAGAGTTCAAAGAAAAGTAAATATTATGCGAGCACTTTAAGAGATTATCTAAAGAATAACAAAAATGATGAAGCATTGGATTCATTATCTCCTAATATAATTACAAATTATGAAGGTGTAGATTCAAAAGCTAAGTTAATCGAGGGGTACGATAAGGAAATGGATTCAGAAGGAAATATTTATCCAGCGAAAAATGGAGACCTTTCAAAAGAAACTAGTATTTTGAATATTGTTACTGTTCAGGTTAGTGGATATATTTACTATCAAGATTCTAATGGTAATCAACATCCATTAAATGGTGTAGAAGTATCAGTCTGGGAAAATGATGGAACATCTTCTTATAGCGCATGGGAATGGCGTGCGGTAACAAATTCTGCGGGATATTACAGTATTACTGTATCAGAGAATGAACCAGATAATGAACTTGAGTTATTTTTAGGATTAAGATGTATAAATACTTGGCTATCAGTTGAAACGCCATATCCACAGGATGGAAGCGATGGACTTTCTGTGTGGGGCGATAATCCATATAGCTGGACGGGACCAACAACTAATTATGTTGTCTCTGGCACAGTAAATTTGAATTATACAATTAATGCTGCCAACAAAGGTGCTGCTCAGCTTTTTAATTGGCTTATGCAGGCTTGTACCTATACGAGAAGCTCCTATGATCCTGGTGCATGCCAAGCAGTATGGCCGGTAGGCACTGGTGCCTCCTCTGATCCATACTATAATAGTAATTTGAGATTCGGAAGTATTTATTCTAATGCAAATAGCCATGACGTTGCTTACCATGAATATGGTCATCTAACAATGTATAGGCGTAATAGTTACCACGCGCCGAATAGTAGTGGGCCTCATTCGTTAACAGGATTGTATTCACCAGGTTTATGTTGGTCTGAAGGATTTGCAACAGCTTATGCACAATTTGTTAATCCTGATGGATATTATGATGCAGCTAATTTTTCATATCGCTGTCCTGTTGAAGATAATGATCTGATGACATATTATGGATACCCAGCTAATTTGCCTGATAACAGTCAGCAAAATGAAATGAGGGTAGCGGGTGCACTTTGTGATTTTTATGATTATGGTGAACCATCCAATGGTGATGATCCAGCCAATTATATATTCTCGTTTTCGGAAATCATGAATCTAATTGCATCTAATAATTTTAATAGTATTATAGATTTTTATAATGCCCTATTCTCATCTGGTTATTTAACAGATACTGATAAAAGTAATGCCTCAAGAGTGATGAACAATAATACTTTTAATGTTCCAGTTACCATATTGGTTGATATGATTATAAACAGTGGTTCAAAATTACTGATAACACCTGGTATAACTTTTTATTTTAAAAATGGTGCTTCACTCATAATAAATGGAACACTGAATGCTATTGGAACTTCATCAAATCCGATAACATTTAATTTTCAATCAGCTAGTTCTTCAAATGGAATTAAAGTAAATTCTTCGGGTTCGGTTGATATTCAACATGCAAATATTTATAATGCACGTTATGGTGTTTATTCAAATCAAGGCGTTGTAAATATAAATAATAGTAACATTCATAATTGTTACTATGGTTTATATTTTTTAAATACAAATACTGCTTCCTCAAATCCAACAATAACAAATACCTATATTCAAAATAACACAAATTATGGAATTTATTTGTATAGGTCATCTCCCACAATAGATAATAATAAAATAGAAAGTAACGGCTCAAAGGGAATTTATGCTGAGACCTATAGTGATCCAGAAATAACAAAAAACACAATTAGATCAAACATCAATGATGCCATTTATGGATATTTATATAGTGATTTAGATTTTTATAAAAGCGGCGGTGGTAAAAATTTAATAACAAATAATTCCGGTGGTATTAAAATAGCATATGGCTCAACAACATTTTCAGGAACATATACAGGGCCAGGTTTTAATAGCATATATTCAAACAGCGGTTATGAAGTTTCATCAATAAGCAGCAGTAACGCATCAATGATGACAAATTATTGGGGAGCTACACCACCACCAGCGGGAGAATTTTATGCAGATGGAACAAGCAGTTATAACAACACTTACTATTTTTCCAGTGATAATGGAGCAGGTTCAACATTACCAAAAACAGTATTTAACGAAAATGATATAAATCTTGCTTATTCATATATGGATGAAAAGAATTATGAAGAAGCAGAAAAGATATTCAAGAAAATAATTGAGGAAGAATTTAATCAGAATAATGCAGTTTATGCAACTGTTGGTCTAAGTAAGTGTTATGATAAATCGAATAAAAATGGATTTAAAGAATACTTAAAAAATAATGTTCAAAATAAAATACAAGATAAGAATGATAGCAAACATACAATCAGTCTCGAATTAGATGCTTATTGGTCAGAAAAGGAAGGTAATTATTCAGAGGCAATAGAAACATATAATAAACTTCAAAATGAATTTATTGATAATAAAGAAGTCTGGTCAAATGCAAAAATGAATGAAGCTTTGATTTACTTAGACAGACTTGGCGATAAGAAAAAAGCAGAAACGATTTTTTCAGAATTGTTAAGCAAAAATAACGATGAACATGTTTCGCAATTTATTAATACATGTTTAACTGAATTTAATACAGCAAATATTGTTAACGAGAACCTATTTGAAAATAAAGAAGAAGAAAACAATAATAATGAAATTGTGTCAGATTCTTACGCACTACTGAGCAATTACCCGAATCCTTTCAACCCCACTACAAAAATAAGATACAAACTACCTTTTAATTCAACTGTTGAAGTGACTATTTATGATATTATGGGAAGAGAAGTAAAAAGTTTTAGTGATATTTCAAATACTTCCGGAAGTTATGAACTCGAATGGAATGGTACAAATAATTACAATGAAAAAGTTTCGAGTGGAATTTATCTCTTGAAATTTAGTGCCAATTCTATTGAAGGAAATAATCAGAATTTTACTAAAACAATGAAATTGATGTTAGTAAAATAA
- a CDS encoding NOL1/NOP2/sun family putative RNA methylase, whose product MIELSGNISDYIQQTFGNEFLENYKLFVESKYLPAIRFPIYDENISVTLKSLEEQGIELEQIPEIPNSYFVKKGDDIIGKTIEYTLGKYYIQSLSSMIPPLILNPNKTDVVLDLCAAPGSKSTQLAEIMNYKGTLFSNEPNLNRIKALVHNLDKMNIVNMSVIKDKGELLSKYFNNYFDKILVDAPCSALGVVQKKQEVSNWWSEKSANTISDLQLRLLISAIKMAKVGGEIVYSTCTLTVEENEFIIDKVLKKYPVELIEFDLNLKHINGFTEIRNYKFDESLSLTKRIIPWEIKSEGFFLAKLRKNGLTEISKIHSNKFSKKIIINYQSAKIKNYLLEISEYYGIPFQQFSNYKFLINGNDINFVNVESKEFDPDFFLRIGTKFGIIDKHNSLKLHSHAAQIIGKFAEKNIYEITNENDLKIYMSGGNIKSDFTENGQKIIKYKNMILGTGTANDQILKSQFPRSKRTANISIV is encoded by the coding sequence TTGATTGAATTAAGCGGCAACATCTCAGATTATATCCAGCAAACTTTTGGTAATGAATTTTTAGAAAATTATAAATTGTTTGTCGAAAGCAAATATTTGCCGGCAATCCGCTTCCCTATTTACGATGAAAATATTTCCGTCACTTTAAAAAGTTTGGAAGAACAAGGAATTGAACTTGAACAAATTCCGGAAATCCCAAATTCCTATTTTGTAAAAAAAGGTGACGATATAATTGGAAAAACTATTGAATACACTTTAGGAAAATATTACATTCAAAGTTTATCTTCAATGATTCCACCGCTGATTTTAAATCCAAATAAAACAGATGTAGTTTTAGATCTTTGCGCTGCGCCGGGTTCTAAATCAACTCAGCTTGCAGAAATTATGAATTACAAAGGAACACTATTTTCCAACGAACCAAATTTAAATCGAATAAAAGCATTAGTACATAATCTTGATAAAATGAATATTGTAAACATGAGTGTGATTAAAGATAAAGGCGAATTGCTCAGCAAATATTTCAATAATTATTTTGATAAAATTTTGGTTGATGCGCCGTGCAGCGCTTTGGGAGTTGTTCAAAAGAAACAAGAAGTTAGTAATTGGTGGAGTGAAAAATCTGCAAACACAATTTCTGATCTTCAGCTTAGACTTTTAATTAGCGCAATAAAAATGGCAAAAGTGGGCGGAGAAATTGTTTATTCAACTTGCACATTAACTGTTGAAGAAAATGAATTTATTATTGATAAAGTTCTGAAAAAATATCCGGTTGAATTAATTGAGTTTGATTTGAATTTAAAACACATAAACGGTTTTACGGAAATCAGAAATTATAAATTCGATGAAAGTTTATCTTTAACAAAAAGAATTATTCCTTGGGAAATTAAATCAGAAGGTTTTTTTCTTGCCAAATTGAGAAAAAATGGTTTAACGGAAATTTCCAAAATTCACTCAAATAAATTCAGCAAAAAAATTATTATAAATTATCAAAGTGCTAAAATCAAAAATTATTTATTAGAAATTTCTGAATATTACGGAATTCCTTTTCAGCAATTTTCAAATTATAAATTTTTGATAAACGGAAATGATATAAATTTTGTAAATGTTGAATCGAAAGAATTTGATCCGGATTTTTTTCTAAGAATTGGAACAAAGTTTGGGATTATTGATAAACATAATTCATTAAAATTACATTCTCACGCAGCTCAAATTATAGGAAAATTTGCTGAAAAAAATATTTATGAAATCACAAATGAAAATGATTTGAAAATTTATATGTCGGGTGGAAATATCAAATCAGATTTTACAGAAAACGGACAAAAAATAATAAAATACAAAAACATGATTTTAGGAACAGGCACCGCGAATGACCAAATACTAAAAAGTCAATTCCCCCGTTCAAAACGCACGGCAAATATTAGCATTGTGTAA
- a CDS encoding tetratricopeptide repeat protein, translating to MNFTDDFFNENSLSFLDNEKLKSKVQKCKEYVTKGQTIAFLDNIEETIQLCIEYDFTEDGIFLTEAALEISPYSSELWLSRGIFFNNLFEFEKAYVCFNKALSLNPSDVETMINKAIAEDNLGLWDEAISTLDNALILEPTNEEILFNLGIFYERNDYYEKAIQYFLETLNIDPEYSDAWYELGFCYECSNQFDNAIDAYKQFLEIDPYSASGWYNYGIVNLKTENFPEAINNFELAVTLNDDFVNAWYNLGVAYSKTTKFIDAKKCFIKSLELDPYDYSIPLNIAQTCEATGDYEESFKYFNDALKLNKTCTEAYIGLGNYYSRKNNIPLMVEYFSLFIRYNLAQKIEYDNSHEMDIMISELFLEMEDLESEEKLSSEKLLQLAEVYFELGRWNDSKKIYSELLEKDSNKSEIFYGLAMCNFMLLKNEYALTNLVSSFESNPGTENIFLEEFPLLDSTQLYINIFNSIYF from the coding sequence ATGAATTTTACCGATGATTTTTTTAACGAAAATTCACTTTCTTTTTTAGATAACGAAAAACTGAAATCAAAAGTTCAAAAGTGCAAAGAATATGTTACAAAAGGACAAACAATAGCGTTTCTTGATAATATAGAAGAAACTATTCAGCTTTGTATAGAATATGATTTTACAGAAGACGGAATATTTTTAACTGAAGCTGCGTTGGAAATTTCTCCGTACAGCTCAGAACTTTGGCTTTCACGAGGAATATTTTTTAATAATTTGTTTGAATTTGAAAAAGCTTACGTTTGCTTTAATAAAGCGCTGTCTTTAAATCCAAGCGATGTTGAAACAATGATAAATAAAGCAATTGCGGAAGATAATCTGGGACTTTGGGATGAAGCTATTTCTACGCTTGATAATGCTCTTATATTAGAACCGACAAATGAAGAAATCCTTTTTAATCTTGGAATTTTTTACGAACGAAATGATTATTACGAAAAAGCAATTCAATATTTTCTTGAAACTTTAAATATTGATCCTGAGTATAGTGATGCTTGGTACGAATTAGGTTTTTGTTACGAATGCAGCAATCAATTTGATAATGCAATTGATGCATATAAACAATTTTTGGAAATTGATCCATACAGCGCAAGCGGCTGGTATAATTACGGAATTGTAAATCTAAAAACAGAAAATTTTCCCGAAGCAATTAATAATTTTGAACTTGCCGTAACTTTAAATGATGATTTTGTAAATGCGTGGTATAATTTAGGCGTTGCTTATTCTAAAACAACAAAATTTATAGATGCAAAAAAATGTTTTATAAAATCTTTAGAGCTTGATCCTTACGATTATTCAATTCCTTTAAATATTGCACAAACTTGTGAAGCAACCGGCGATTACGAAGAATCTTTCAAATATTTTAATGATGCATTAAAATTAAATAAAACGTGTACGGAAGCTTATATTGGTTTAGGCAATTATTACTCAAGGAAAAATAATATACCTTTAATGGTTGAGTATTTTTCATTATTTATAAGATATAATTTAGCTCAAAAAATTGAATATGATAATTCTCACGAAATGGATATTATGATTTCGGAATTATTTTTGGAAATGGAAGATCTTGAATCTGAAGAAAAACTTTCCTCAGAAAAATTATTGCAGTTAGCAGAAGTTTATTTTGAACTTGGAAGATGGAATGATTCTAAAAAAATATATTCGGAATTATTAGAAAAAGATAGTAATAAATCGGAAATTTTCTACGGTTTGGCAATGTGCAATTTTATGCTTCTAAAAAATGAATATGCATTAACAAATTTAGTAAGTTCATTCGAATCAAATCCGGGAACAGAAAATATATTTTTAGAAGAATTCCCGCTTTTAGATTCAACGCAATTGTATATTAATATTTTTAATTCAATTTATTTTTAA
- the aroE gene encoding shikimate dehydrogenase — MSFINNIDYNTKIVGIIGHPIKHSLSPMMHNLCFHSQKLNYVYLPFDVPTSNLKGALKALNMLGIRGLNVTLPHKEKIMQFMDHVSEEASIVGAVNTIVSEGNQLFGYNTDINGIVETLMPYKEKLAKSVVTIIGAGGAARSVIFSLIRHFKVEKINIINRTEERSEAMKDYFKDKMHFDAIYSHELMAKENTEVYQSSNLIINTTSIGLFPNIDDTPTDIAESFNSSQIVFDLIYNPIRTKFLQIAESQNATILDGLKMFVIQGAKSFELWTGAEMEYDFVYNELKKNLTSTAE, encoded by the coding sequence ATGAGTTTTATAAATAACATAGATTACAATACAAAAATCGTTGGAATTATTGGTCACCCGATAAAACATTCACTTTCTCCAATGATGCATAATTTGTGTTTTCATTCACAAAAACTTAATTATGTTTATCTTCCTTTTGATGTACCGACAAGCAACTTAAAAGGCGCTTTAAAAGCTTTAAATATGTTGGGAATTAGAGGTTTAAATGTAACTCTTCCGCACAAAGAAAAAATTATGCAGTTTATGGATCATGTTTCTGAAGAAGCTTCAATAGTTGGTGCAGTAAATACAATTGTGAGCGAAGGAAATCAGCTTTTTGGTTACAATACCGATATAAACGGAATTGTTGAAACTTTAATGCCTTACAAAGAAAAATTAGCAAAAAGTGTTGTTACAATTATTGGTGCCGGCGGAGCTGCGAGAAGCGTAATTTTTTCATTGATAAGACATTTTAAAGTAGAGAAAATTAATATTATAAATCGCACCGAAGAAAGATCTGAAGCAATGAAAGATTATTTCAAAGATAAAATGCATTTTGATGCAATTTATTCTCATGAATTAATGGCGAAAGAAAATACTGAAGTTTATCAATCGTCAAACTTAATTATTAACACAACATCAATTGGATTATTTCCAAATATTGATGATACTCCGACAGATATTGCAGAATCTTTCAATTCATCACAAATTGTATTTGATTTAATTTATAATCCGATTAGAACTAAATTTTTACAAATTGCAGAATCGCAAAATGCAACAATTTTAGATGGATTAAAAATGTTTGTAATTCAAGGCGCAAAGTCTTTTGAGTTATGGACCGGCGCAGAAATGGAATATGATTTCGTATATAACGAATTGAAAAAAAATCTTACTTCAACTGCTGAATAA
- a CDS encoding pyridoxal phosphate-dependent aminotransferase produces MISTRIDNITFSGTMEIAAQTFELKSKGFNVIDLCVGEPDLPTPDYIKQAAFEAISSDKTKYTLNTGIKELRNAISEKYLKEFSAKFLPEEIIVSNGAKQSIFNVLQTIIETGDEVLIPKPFYVSYPHMVRLSGGIPIFIDTKRSNNFNPTKEEILNNITSKTKAIIICNPNNPTGSIFTKNELLDILNLAIEKNIFVIVDEIYEKLVYNNSEFISVSSFGEKYKNNIVIINGVSKTYAMTGWRIGYAIAPKYIVEGMNKFQSHSTSNACTISQYAALAALTHSQETVEEQRNIFEERCNFIKNSLLEIEDITFVQPSGAFYYFIDISKLIEKYSSINNSKDFCLKLLHNSYVATVPGIEFGLEGYIRISYAKSMDELKEAFVRIKDFIQQLK; encoded by the coding sequence ATGATTTCTACTCGAATTGATAATATTACTTTTTCCGGAACAATGGAAATTGCTGCTCAAACTTTTGAACTTAAATCAAAAGGTTTTAACGTAATTGATTTGTGCGTGGGCGAGCCGGATTTACCAACTCCGGATTATATTAAACAAGCAGCATTTGAAGCAATTTCATCTGATAAAACTAAGTACACTTTAAATACCGGAATTAAAGAACTGCGTAATGCAATTTCAGAAAAGTATTTAAAAGAATTTAGTGCAAAATTTTTACCGGAAGAAATTATTGTTTCTAACGGAGCAAAACAATCAATCTTTAATGTACTTCAAACAATAATTGAAACGGGTGACGAAGTTTTAATTCCAAAACCATTTTATGTTTCTTATCCGCATATGGTAAGGCTTTCGGGTGGAATTCCAATTTTTATAGATACAAAAAGAAGTAATAATTTTAATCCAACGAAAGAAGAAATTCTAAATAATATTACATCAAAAACGAAAGCTATAATTATTTGTAATCCCAATAATCCCACCGGTTCAATTTTTACTAAAAATGAATTACTGGATATTTTAAATCTTGCAATCGAAAAAAATATTTTTGTAATTGTAGATGAGATTTATGAAAAATTAGTTTATAATAACTCAGAATTTATAAGTGTTTCTTCATTCGGAGAAAAGTATAAAAACAATATTGTTATAATTAACGGAGTTTCAAAAACTTACGCAATGACCGGCTGGAGAATTGGCTACGCAATTGCTCCAAAATATATTGTTGAAGGAATGAATAAATTTCAAAGTCACAGTACATCGAATGCATGTACAATTTCTCAGTATGCAGCTTTGGCGGCTTTAACACATTCTCAAGAAACAGTTGAAGAGCAAAGAAATATTTTTGAAGAGAGATGTAATTTTATTAAAAATTCTTTATTAGAAATTGAAGACATAACTTTTGTTCAACCTTCCGGTGCATTTTATTATTTTATTGATATCAGCAAACTGATAGAAAAATATTCTTCAATAAATAATTCAAAAGATTTCTGCTTAAAATTGTTGCATAATTCTTATGTAGCAACGGTTCCGGGAATTGAATTTGGTTTGGAAGGTTATATTAGAATTTCTTACGCAAAATCTATGGATGAATTAAAAGAAGCTTTTGTTAGAATTAAAGATTTTATTCAGCAGTTGAAGTAA
- a CDS encoding YbaK/EbsC family protein, whose amino-acid sequence MPAQIIRNYLDENEIKYLSIKHSKAYTAQEIAAVAHIEGRRLAKTVILKIDGKLAFAVLPASYKIDFEMLKNSIGNENVRLANEQEFKDKCPGCEVGAMPPFGNLFNCETFVAASLVEDEDILFNAGNHTELIKMKYSDFENLVNPKILRFSTKYKT is encoded by the coding sequence ATGCCAGCACAAATTATTAGAAATTATCTTGATGAAAACGAAATCAAGTACCTTTCAATCAAACACTCAAAAGCATATACTGCACAAGAAATTGCGGCGGTTGCGCATATTGAAGGTCGCAGATTAGCCAAAACTGTAATTCTAAAAATTGATGGCAAATTAGCATTTGCCGTTCTTCCAGCTTCGTACAAAATTGATTTTGAAATGCTTAAAAATTCTATTGGAAATGAAAATGTTAGATTAGCAAATGAACAAGAGTTTAAAGATAAGTGTCCCGGTTGCGAAGTTGGCGCAATGCCGCCGTTTGGAAATTTATTTAATTGTGAAACTTTTGTTGCAGCAAGTTTAGTTGAAGACGAAGATATTTTGTTTAATGCCGGAAATCATACTGAATTAATTAAAATGAAATATTCTGATTTTGAAAATCTTGTTAATCCAAAAATTTTGAGGTTCTCAACAAAATATAAAACGTAA